One part of the Bacillus sp. FJAT-27916 genome encodes these proteins:
- the recA gene encoding recombinase RecA, with protein MSDRQAALDMALKQIEKQFGKGSVMKLGERADRKVSTIPSGSLTLDAALGVGGYPRGRIIEIYGPESSGKTTVALHAIAEVQAQGGQAAFIDAEHALDPAYAQKLGVNIDELLLSQPDTGEQALEIAEALVRSGAVDIIVVDSVAALVPKAEIEGEMGDAHVGLQARLMSQALRKLSGAINKSNTIAIFINQIREKVGVMFGNPETTPGGRALKFYSTIRLEVRRAEQLKQGNDIVGNRTKIKIVKNKVAPPFRVAEVDIMYGEGISREGEVIDIGSELDVVQKSGSWYAYNNERLGQGRENAKLFLKENPDIRAEITQKIRAEYGLDTDAAIEASREDDEALDGFDLSE; from the coding sequence GTGAGTGATCGTCAAGCTGCGCTGGATATGGCGCTAAAACAAATCGAGAAGCAATTTGGTAAAGGTTCAGTCATGAAATTAGGAGAAAGAGCTGACAGAAAGGTATCGACCATCCCAAGTGGTTCCTTAACATTGGATGCGGCTCTTGGTGTCGGCGGATATCCGCGGGGAAGAATCATTGAAATCTACGGACCAGAGAGTTCTGGTAAGACAACAGTTGCTTTGCATGCAATTGCTGAAGTTCAGGCTCAAGGCGGACAAGCAGCATTTATCGATGCTGAGCATGCACTAGACCCTGCTTATGCACAAAAGCTTGGGGTAAATATTGATGAATTATTGCTTTCACAGCCAGACACAGGCGAACAAGCGCTTGAGATTGCTGAAGCTTTAGTACGAAGCGGGGCAGTTGATATTATCGTTGTTGACTCCGTTGCGGCTCTTGTTCCAAAAGCAGAGATTGAAGGGGAGATGGGTGACGCTCACGTTGGTTTGCAAGCGCGCTTAATGTCTCAAGCTTTGCGTAAATTATCAGGGGCAATCAACAAATCTAATACGATTGCCATCTTCATCAACCAAATCCGTGAGAAGGTCGGAGTTATGTTCGGAAACCCTGAAACAACTCCTGGCGGACGTGCGCTTAAATTCTACTCTACAATTCGACTTGAAGTAAGACGTGCTGAGCAGCTGAAACAAGGCAATGATATCGTCGGAAACAGAACGAAGATCAAGATTGTCAAAAACAAGGTTGCGCCGCCATTCCGTGTGGCTGAAGTTGACATCATGTATGGAGAAGGAATTTCAAGAGAAGGAGAAGTCATTGATATTGGCTCAGAGCTGGATGTCGTTCAAAAGAGCGGTTCTTGGTATGCGTATAATAACGAACGCCTTGGACAAGGCCGTGAGAACGCCAAGCTATTCTTGAAGGAAAATCCAGATATCCGTGCGGAAATTACACAAAAAATCCGTGCAGAATATGGCTTAGACACTGATGCAGCTATTGAAGCATCTCGAGAAGATGATGAAGCACTAGATGGTTTCGACCTTTCAGAATAA
- a CDS encoding competence/damage-inducible protein A: MNAEIIGVGSELLLGQIANTNAQFISKGLAEIGVNVYFHTVVGDNQERLRQAIETAEQRADLIIYTGGLGPTKDDLTKETVAEYIGKTLITDYKSMENIEDYFAKVGRPMTENNRKQALVIEGSEILPNNHGMAPGMAVSHGNIIHVLLPGPPSEMQPMYKDYLEPFLLKDMGRRERIESRVLRFFGIGESQLETDIEDLLDAQTNPTIAPLAANGEVTLRITAKHETAAGAEELIRKTEEEILSRTGQYFYGYNDTTLMKEAIALLKEREWTISAAESLTGGMFQEELTRIPGAGLILKGGIVCYTNEAKQKLLQIKESTINEHGVVSEACAIEMAENIKNLLGSDVGISFTGVAGPNELEGNPVGTVYIGLSLPGRKPFAKKLNLGGMREGNRVRSMKYGCHFLVHELKQ; the protein is encoded by the coding sequence ATGAATGCTGAGATTATAGGCGTGGGTTCAGAATTGCTGCTTGGCCAGATTGCCAATACAAATGCGCAATTTATCTCCAAAGGCTTAGCAGAGATTGGTGTGAATGTTTATTTCCACACAGTGGTAGGAGATAATCAAGAACGATTGAGACAAGCCATTGAGACAGCGGAGCAGAGAGCTGACCTGATTATATACACTGGAGGCCTCGGACCGACCAAGGATGATTTGACGAAGGAAACCGTTGCTGAATACATAGGGAAGACCTTGATTACAGATTATAAATCAATGGAGAACATTGAAGATTACTTCGCGAAGGTCGGACGCCCGATGACGGAGAATAACCGCAAGCAGGCTCTCGTGATCGAGGGCTCTGAAATCCTGCCTAATAATCACGGTATGGCTCCTGGGATGGCCGTTTCTCATGGGAATATTATTCATGTGCTTCTTCCCGGGCCGCCAAGCGAAATGCAGCCGATGTATAAAGATTACTTAGAGCCATTTCTTTTGAAGGATATGGGAAGAAGGGAGCGGATCGAATCAAGAGTTCTCCGCTTTTTCGGAATCGGGGAATCCCAGCTTGAAACCGATATCGAGGATCTCCTTGATGCACAGACGAATCCGACCATTGCCCCTTTGGCGGCGAATGGAGAGGTTACTCTTCGAATTACAGCCAAGCATGAAACAGCTGCGGGAGCTGAAGAGCTGATCAGAAAGACAGAAGAGGAGATTCTCAGCCGTACAGGGCAATATTTCTATGGGTATAATGATACAACACTCATGAAAGAAGCCATCGCCTTATTGAAGGAACGTGAATGGACAATCTCTGCAGCGGAAAGCCTGACAGGAGGCATGTTCCAGGAAGAACTCACACGAATTCCTGGAGCGGGTCTCATCTTGAAAGGCGGGATTGTCTGCTACACGAATGAAGCTAAGCAAAAACTCCTTCAAATCAAAGAATCAACCATTAACGAGCATGGAGTTGTCAGTGAGGCTTGTGCAATCGAGATGGCCGAAAACATCAAAAATCTGCTTGGCTCTGATGTCGGTATCAGTTTTACTGGCGTAGCAGGCCCGAATGAATTGGAAGGAAATCCGGTTGGGACTGTCTATATAGGCCTCTCTTTGCCAGGCAGAAAGCCTTTCGCCAAGAAATTAAATCTTGGCGGAATGCGTGAAGGAAACCGGGTACGCAGTATGAAATATGGCTGTCACTTCTTGGTGCATGAGCTGAAACAATAA
- the pgsA gene encoding CDP-diacylglycerol--glycerol-3-phosphate 3-phosphatidyltransferase, which yields MNLPNKITVSRICMIPIFIIIMMLDWGVWTINGVELPIAHFVGALIFIIASTTDWVDGYYARKHNLVTNLGKFLDPLADKLLVSAALIILVDLHAAPAWIVILIISREFAVTGLRLILAGGGEVVAANQLGKIKTWTQIIAISALLLHNLPFEWISFPFADLALYVALFFTIWSGWDYFAKNKHAFSNSK from the coding sequence GTGAATTTACCAAATAAGATTACTGTATCAAGAATTTGTATGATTCCTATTTTCATCATCATCATGATGCTTGATTGGGGAGTTTGGACAATCAACGGAGTAGAGCTTCCAATCGCTCATTTTGTCGGTGCCCTGATTTTCATTATTGCCTCAACGACAGACTGGGTTGATGGATACTACGCTAGAAAGCATAACCTCGTTACCAACCTTGGAAAGTTTCTGGATCCTTTAGCGGACAAGCTGCTCGTATCTGCCGCTTTAATTATCCTAGTTGATTTGCATGCAGCGCCTGCATGGATTGTCATTTTAATTATCAGTCGTGAATTTGCTGTAACCGGCCTGCGTCTTATTTTGGCCGGCGGAGGAGAAGTCGTTGCTGCCAACCAGCTGGGCAAGATCAAAACATGGACACAGATTATTGCCATCTCAGCTTTGCTGCTTCATAATCTGCCGTTTGAATGGATTTCATTTCCGTTTGCTGACCTTGCCCTTTATGTAGCTTTATTCTTTACAATTTGGTCTGGGTGGGACTACTTTGCAAAGAATAAACATGCGTTTTCAAATTCAAAATAA
- a CDS encoding helix-turn-helix domain-containing protein, whose amino-acid sequence MTELGKILKEAREDKGLSLDDLQQITKIQKRYLVGIEEGNYDMMPGKFYVRAFIKQYAEAVGLDAEQLFAEHQTDIPKAVQQEEVPQNLSRVQSKKSTSIAVQDSKWVDLLPKILIAVVLIAVAAVIYYFVAKAISNNDGSETPNESNQQVQVEQGKNNAPDTEEKATEETTEDEKPAKEDEADTEDDKENEAAAGELKLASSSGNSSTYELSNADEFKVSVKSTGETWVTVRDSNGKTLFNNMITADNPQEFDQTDDTKITLNIGRSTDTEVYVNDEKVDYASDSIVQNITINYTKE is encoded by the coding sequence ATGACTGAACTAGGAAAAATATTAAAAGAAGCTCGTGAAGACAAGGGGCTGTCATTGGATGATTTACAGCAAATCACCAAAATACAGAAGCGGTATTTAGTTGGAATTGAAGAGGGAAACTATGACATGATGCCAGGCAAGTTCTACGTCCGTGCCTTCATTAAACAATATGCAGAAGCGGTTGGCTTGGATGCGGAGCAATTATTTGCAGAGCATCAGACGGATATTCCAAAGGCAGTCCAGCAGGAGGAAGTTCCACAAAATCTTTCTCGTGTTCAATCCAAAAAGTCAACATCAATCGCTGTTCAGGACTCTAAATGGGTTGACCTTCTTCCGAAGATCTTGATTGCCGTTGTCCTAATCGCCGTTGCTGCGGTGATCTATTATTTCGTGGCCAAGGCAATCAGCAATAACGATGGAAGCGAAACGCCAAATGAAAGCAACCAGCAGGTTCAGGTTGAACAAGGAAAAAACAATGCTCCTGATACAGAGGAGAAGGCAACAGAGGAAACAACAGAAGACGAGAAGCCAGCCAAAGAAGATGAGGCGGATACTGAGGATGATAAAGAGAATGAAGCAGCTGCCGGTGAGCTCAAACTAGCCTCTTCAAGCGGTAATTCCTCCACATATGAATTATCGAATGCTGACGAGTTTAAGGTATCTGTCAAATCTACAGGCGAGACGTGGGTTACTGTGAGGGATTCAAACGGAAAGACGCTGTTTAATAATATGATTACAGCCGACAATCCTCAGGAATTTGACCAAACAGACGACACCAAAATCACCTTGAATATTGGACGCTCAACAGATACAGAAGTATATGTCAATGATGAGAAAGTTGACTATGCATCAGATTCCATCGTTCAAAACATTACCATTAATTACACGAAGGAATAA
- a CDS encoding DUF3388 domain-containing protein codes for MEKKEWYFEYEIQINRPGLLGDISSLLGMLSINIVTINGVDEGRRGMLLLAKDHRQIERLESILNTMDTIKVTKLREPKLRDRLAVRHGRYIQRDADDRKTFRFEREDLGLLVDFMAELFKQEGHKMIGIRGMPRVGKTESIVAASVCANKRWLFVSSTLLKQTVRNQLIEDEYNENNLFILDGIVSTRRANEKHWQLVREIMRLDAIKVIEHPDVFIQNSEYTMNDFDYIIELRNDPNEVITYETVNNQPLFGESEFGSFEF; via the coding sequence ATGGAGAAGAAAGAATGGTATTTTGAGTACGAGATTCAAATTAACCGTCCCGGTCTGCTAGGGGACATTTCGTCATTGTTGGGGATGCTTTCCATTAATATCGTAACAATCAATGGTGTTGATGAAGGACGGAGGGGCATGCTCCTTCTCGCGAAAGATCATCGTCAAATCGAGAGGCTCGAATCAATTTTAAATACAATGGACACGATAAAGGTAACGAAATTGAGAGAACCCAAGCTGAGAGACCGCTTAGCTGTCAGACACGGCCGGTACATACAACGTGACGCGGATGACCGCAAAACCTTCCGTTTTGAACGGGAGGATTTAGGGCTGCTTGTCGATTTCATGGCAGAGCTCTTTAAGCAGGAAGGACATAAAATGATTGGCATCCGGGGTATGCCGCGTGTTGGAAAGACCGAATCGATTGTAGCGGCAAGCGTGTGTGCCAATAAGCGCTGGCTGTTTGTGTCCTCGACCCTGCTAAAACAAACCGTGCGCAATCAATTGATCGAGGATGAGTACAACGAAAACAATTTATTTATTTTAGATGGAATCGTATCGACAAGAAGAGCTAATGAAAAGCATTGGCAGCTTGTCCGGGAAATTATGAGGCTTGATGCAATCAAAGTGATTGAACACCCAGATGTATTTATACAAAATTCTGAGTATACGATGAATGATTTTGATTATATTATTGAACTCCGCAATGACCCAAATGAGGTCATCACCTATGAGACTGTCAATAATCAGCCTCTTTTTGGTGAATCAGAATTTGGTTCGTTTGAATTTTAA
- the ymfI gene encoding elongation factor P 5-aminopentanone reductase codes for MSEKFALITGASGGIGRAIARRMASEGWNLYLHYHQNEAGIHALEKELEQYSVKIELIQADLSCQDGHLPIVKRVSDLDAVILNSGDSYFGLVTDMSDEEARRMITLHVTAPFLISKGLLGRLIQKRAGNIIAVTSIWGEIGASCEVLYSMVKGGQNTFVKALAKEVAPSGIRVNAVSPGAISTPMLAHFDEEELSGLAEEIPMGRLGRPEEVAGAVSFLLSEDAAYMTGQVLSVNGGWSTA; via the coding sequence ATGTCAGAAAAATTCGCGCTCATCACGGGTGCCAGCGGAGGAATCGGCCGTGCTATTGCCCGCCGGATGGCATCAGAGGGCTGGAATCTATATTTACACTATCACCAAAACGAAGCCGGAATTCATGCACTAGAAAAAGAGCTCGAGCAGTATTCGGTTAAGATAGAATTGATTCAGGCTGACTTGAGCTGCCAAGATGGGCATCTGCCTATTGTGAAACGGGTTTCAGACCTTGATGCGGTGATTCTGAACAGCGGTGACAGCTATTTTGGCCTAGTGACAGATATGTCTGATGAAGAAGCCCGGAGGATGATAACGCTCCATGTGACAGCCCCGTTCTTAATTTCGAAAGGGCTGTTAGGCAGGCTTATTCAAAAGCGGGCTGGGAATATTATTGCTGTTACATCTATCTGGGGGGAAATAGGTGCCTCCTGTGAAGTGCTATACTCTATGGTTAAAGGCGGGCAGAATACGTTCGTGAAGGCACTGGCAAAAGAAGTAGCTCCCTCAGGGATACGAGTAAATGCCGTATCACCGGGTGCGATTTCAACACCGATGCTCGCTCATTTTGACGAGGAAGAATTGAGCGGATTGGCTGAAGAAATTCCAATGGGAAGACTTGGCCGTCCTGAGGAGGTAGCAGGTGCGGTATCCTTCCTGCTATCAGAGGATGCTGCCTATATGACAGGGCAGGTTTTGTCTGTGAATGGGGGATGGAGCACAGCCTAA
- the yfmH gene encoding EF-P 5-aminopentanol modification-associated protein YfmH — MEKQIFEQLQEELYVEQMDNGLSVYILPKPGFNKTYATFTTKYGSIDNHFKEPGVEDFSRVPDGIAHFLEHKLFEKEDGDVFQQFSRQGAAANAFTSFTRTAYLFSSTSDVEKNLETLIDFVQEPYFSDQSVEKEKGIIGQEIMMYDDNADWRLYFGIIENLYHNHPVKIDIAGTVESIAGITKELLYQCYNTFYHPSNMLLFITGPEDPETIMKLVRDNQAKKEFTKQGEISRKFDDEPTSAAIKERSIQMHIQSPKCVVGIKAADTDLQGMEMLKQELSIGLFLECTFGKSSEYYESLFESGIIDNSFFYDYTQEYGFGFGMIGGDTREPDQLAERIKSILFEVKEGGFLTEEKLDAVRKKRIGGFLRSLNSLESIANQFTRYAFNEMELFDVVSVLEELTLADVQKAVDGLIEKDRLSVFQILPSSS, encoded by the coding sequence ATGGAAAAACAAATCTTTGAACAGCTGCAGGAAGAGCTATATGTTGAACAGATGGATAATGGATTATCGGTTTATATATTGCCGAAGCCTGGTTTCAACAAGACTTATGCCACTTTTACAACGAAATACGGCTCCATTGATAATCATTTCAAAGAACCAGGGGTAGAGGATTTCTCACGCGTGCCGGACGGCATCGCTCATTTTCTTGAGCACAAGCTGTTTGAAAAAGAGGATGGTGACGTATTCCAGCAATTCAGCCGACAGGGAGCTGCGGCTAATGCATTCACCTCCTTTACACGTACAGCTTACTTATTTTCCAGTACCTCTGATGTCGAAAAGAATCTTGAAACCTTGATTGATTTTGTGCAGGAACCGTATTTCTCTGACCAAAGCGTGGAAAAAGAGAAAGGAATCATCGGACAGGAAATCATGATGTATGATGATAATGCTGATTGGAGGCTTTATTTCGGCATTATCGAGAATCTGTATCACAATCATCCAGTCAAAATCGATATTGCTGGTACGGTTGAATCTATTGCTGGAATTACGAAAGAGCTGCTCTACCAATGTTATAATACCTTCTATCACCCAAGTAATATGCTCCTTTTCATCACGGGGCCGGAAGATCCGGAAACAATCATGAAGCTTGTCCGGGATAATCAGGCGAAAAAGGAATTCACGAAACAAGGAGAAATCAGCCGCAAATTTGATGATGAACCGACATCAGCAGCGATTAAGGAGCGCTCCATCCAAATGCATATACAGTCACCTAAATGTGTCGTCGGTATAAAAGCCGCTGACACAGATCTGCAAGGGATGGAAATGCTTAAACAGGAGCTATCAATCGGCCTGTTTCTCGAATGCACCTTTGGCAAGAGCTCTGAGTATTATGAGAGCCTGTTTGAGTCAGGAATAATCGATAATTCCTTCTTTTATGATTATACACAGGAATATGGCTTTGGCTTTGGGATGATCGGCGGTGATACACGGGAGCCTGATCAATTGGCTGAACGAATTAAATCCATCTTATTTGAAGTGAAAGAGGGCGGATTCTTGACGGAAGAAAAGCTCGATGCCGTTAGAAAGAAACGAATTGGCGGCTTTCTTCGCTCATTAAATTCATTGGAGTCCATCGCGAATCAATTTACACGGTATGCTTTCAATGAAATGGAGTTATTTGATGTCGTTTCTGTCCTTGAGGAATTGACATTGGCCGACGTGCAGAAGGCGGTTGACGGGTTGATTGAGAAGGACCGTCTCTCTGTTTTTCAAATACTTCCTTCTTCATCTTGA
- the yfmF gene encoding EF-P 5-aminopentanol modification-associated protein YfmF produces MAVVTERTIKHQGVTVHFVPTSKYKTNTLVWKMKAPLKEETVTLRALLPNVLQSNTETFPTSTAFRNHLDGLYGASLFADVGKKGEYHIMSFQMEMVNEKYLSHKEPLLEQAFGLLAEVLTKPNAKGGQFDSNTVAKEKRALKQRLESIYDDKMRYSSLRLTQEMCVEENYRLDANGIADRVEEITPESLYAYYERAFAEDELDLYVIGDIEEEHAMDVVNRYFQFGERKPESVSYINHQVQEAKELQEIQDIKQGKLNIGYRTNITYKDPDYFALQMFNGIFGAFSHSKLFINVREKASLAYYAASRLESHKGLLMVMSGIDNKNYEQAVTIIKEQMEAMKRGDFTEQEIVQTKAIIKNQLLETIDTSRGLTEVLYHNVVADQDITLDEWLRRVDEVTREEIIACGEKIVLDTIYFLHGMEVAE; encoded by the coding sequence ATGGCCGTAGTAACTGAAAGAACGATAAAGCATCAAGGTGTAACTGTCCACTTTGTGCCTACGAGCAAGTACAAGACAAATACTTTGGTATGGAAAATGAAAGCCCCTTTAAAAGAAGAAACCGTTACACTTAGGGCGCTTCTTCCCAATGTACTCCAAAGCAATACGGAAACATTTCCCACCTCAACTGCCTTCCGAAATCATCTTGACGGGCTATACGGGGCCAGCCTTTTTGCGGATGTAGGAAAAAAAGGCGAATATCACATCATGAGCTTTCAAATGGAGATGGTCAATGAAAAGTATCTATCCCATAAGGAGCCGTTACTCGAGCAAGCATTTGGGCTTTTAGCAGAGGTTTTGACGAAACCAAATGCCAAGGGAGGTCAATTCGACTCCAATACGGTTGCAAAGGAAAAGAGAGCGCTTAAACAGAGATTAGAATCCATCTATGATGATAAAATGCGCTATTCATCCCTTCGATTGACACAAGAGATGTGCGTGGAGGAGAATTACCGACTTGATGCAAACGGAATTGCCGACAGAGTTGAGGAGATTACGCCTGAATCCCTATATGCCTATTATGAACGTGCTTTCGCAGAGGATGAACTGGATTTGTATGTAATCGGGGACATTGAAGAAGAGCATGCAATGGATGTGGTCAACCGCTACTTCCAATTCGGTGAAAGAAAACCAGAGAGCGTATCGTACATAAATCATCAAGTACAAGAGGCGAAGGAGCTTCAAGAAATCCAGGATATAAAACAAGGAAAATTAAATATCGGCTACCGAACAAATATTACGTACAAGGACCCGGACTATTTTGCCCTGCAAATGTTCAACGGCATATTTGGCGCCTTCTCTCATTCAAAGCTGTTCATTAATGTACGTGAGAAAGCGAGCCTTGCTTATTACGCAGCTTCCAGGCTTGAAAGCCATAAAGGACTGCTTATGGTTATGTCCGGAATTGACAACAAGAATTATGAGCAGGCCGTTACAATCATTAAGGAACAAATGGAAGCAATGAAGCGCGGTGATTTCACGGAACAGGAAATCGTGCAAACAAAGGCGATCATTAAGAATCAATTGCTGGAAACGATTGATACCTCACGGGGGCTGACAGAGGTCCTCTATCATAATGTTGTGGCAGATCAGGATATTACGCTCGATGAGTGGCTCAGGCGCGTAGATGAAGTGACTAGAGAAGAGATTATTGCCTGCGGGGAGAAAATTGTGCTCGATACAATCTACTTCCTTCATGGAATGGAGGTGGCTGAATAA
- a CDS encoding ABC transporter permease, which translates to MSFVEILAILVPSTLVYAAPLILTALGGVFSERSGVVNIGLEGIMIIGAFTSVVFNLTFSDSLGSWTPWVSLVVAMVVAGIFSLLHAVASITFRADQTVSGVAINMLALGASLFLVKLIYGAGQTDKIAQPFYKEDIPILSDIPVLGDILFSDVYYTSIIAIFISVIVWYVIYKTPFGLRLRSVGEHPMAADTMGINVNRMRYIGVFLSGILGGLGGAVYATTIALDFNHATISGQGFMALAAMIFGKWHPIGAMGAALFFGFAQCLSIVSSMLPFFSEIPNVYLLILPYVLTILALTGFIGRADAPKASGQPYIKGKR; encoded by the coding sequence GTGAGTTTCGTAGAAATTTTAGCTATACTTGTTCCTTCTACACTTGTCTATGCAGCTCCGCTTATTCTTACCGCTCTTGGCGGCGTGTTTTCTGAACGATCTGGTGTTGTTAACATCGGGTTGGAAGGGATCATGATTATTGGTGCATTCACAAGTGTCGTATTTAACTTAACATTCTCCGATTCATTAGGAAGCTGGACCCCTTGGGTTTCTCTAGTGGTAGCCATGGTTGTTGCGGGGATTTTCTCCTTGCTTCATGCCGTTGCGTCCATTACATTCCGTGCGGACCAAACGGTCAGTGGTGTCGCGATTAACATGCTAGCGCTTGGGGCGTCTCTGTTCCTCGTGAAATTAATCTATGGTGCTGGTCAAACAGACAAAATTGCTCAGCCTTTCTATAAGGAAGATATTCCGATTCTTAGCGACATTCCGGTTTTGGGCGATATTCTTTTCTCTGATGTTTACTATACTTCCATCATCGCCATCTTCATTTCGGTGATCGTGTGGTATGTTATTTATAAAACGCCGTTTGGGCTTCGTCTTCGCTCTGTTGGGGAACATCCAATGGCGGCAGATACGATGGGAATCAATGTAAATCGTATGAGATATATCGGGGTATTCCTAAGTGGTATTTTAGGTGGTTTAGGCGGTGCTGTTTACGCGACGACCATTGCCCTAGATTTCAACCATGCAACCATTTCAGGCCAAGGGTTCATGGCCCTTGCCGCAATGATTTTTGGTAAATGGCATCCAATTGGTGCGATGGGTGCGGCATTATTCTTCGGATTTGCTCAATGTTTGAGTATCGTAAGCTCGATGCTTCCGTTCTTCAGTGAGATTCCGAACGTCTACCTGCTCATCCTTCCATATGTTTTAACCATTCTTGCCCTTACTGGATTTATCGGGCGTGCAGATGCACCGAAAGCATCCGGGCAACCATATATCAAAGGCAAGCGATAA
- a CDS encoding ABC transporter permease, translated as MYKRLSNILIPVIAVILGLIAGAIVMLASGYSPVDGYIALWEGIFSDTYFMGETIRQVTPYILAGLAVAFAFRTGLFNIGVEGQFLMGWLASVWIGTLFTDLPRLIHLPLAVLAAAVAGALWAFIPGLLKAKFRVHEVITTIMMNYISLHVVNYIISNVLTDRSDKTEAIAGSATLRSEFFAALTDNSRMHWGFAIAIAGAIIMWFLLEKTTKGYELKAVGFNQHASEYAGISVNKNIIYAMLISGAFAGLAGAMEGLGTFGYIGVKGAHTGVGFDGIAVALLGANTALGVVLAALLFGGLKYGSLNMPLETGIPTEIIDVVIALIIFFVASSYIIRVVISKFSKKKGVE; from the coding sequence ATGTATAAACGTCTATCAAATATACTAATCCCTGTAATCGCCGTTATTTTGGGTCTTATTGCAGGTGCTATCGTCATGCTGGCGAGCGGTTATAGCCCTGTAGATGGATATATCGCATTATGGGAAGGCATATTCAGTGACACATATTTTATGGGAGAAACCATTCGTCAGGTAACTCCCTATATCTTAGCAGGTCTAGCAGTAGCATTTGCTTTCAGAACGGGTCTATTCAATATTGGTGTTGAAGGACAATTCTTGATGGGGTGGCTTGCATCCGTATGGATTGGAACCTTATTCACCGATCTTCCACGACTCATTCACCTTCCGCTGGCTGTATTGGCAGCAGCAGTAGCCGGTGCGCTATGGGCATTCATCCCAGGCTTGCTGAAAGCGAAATTCCGAGTTCATGAAGTTATTACGACAATCATGATGAACTATATTTCTCTGCATGTTGTCAACTATATTATTTCGAATGTACTGACTGACCGATCTGATAAGACTGAAGCAATCGCGGGTTCTGCGACACTGCGTTCGGAATTCTTTGCAGCATTGACAGACAACTCACGGATGCACTGGGGCTTTGCTATTGCCATTGCCGGTGCAATCATTATGTGGTTCCTATTAGAGAAGACCACAAAAGGATATGAACTGAAGGCGGTTGGGTTCAACCAGCATGCTTCTGAATACGCAGGAATCAGTGTTAATAAAAATATTATTTATGCCATGTTAATCTCCGGTGCATTTGCTGGTCTAGCTGGCGCGATGGAAGGTCTTGGAACATTTGGTTACATTGGTGTTAAAGGCGCTCATACAGGTGTCGGATTCGACGGTATCGCTGTTGCCCTTCTAGGTGCAAACACAGCCCTTGGTGTTGTTCTTGCCGCATTACTATTCGGCGGGCTGAAATATGGCTCATTGAACATGCCGCTTGAGACAGGCATTCCAACCGAGATTATTGATGTTGTCATAGCCCTGATTATTTTCTTTGTGGCTTCAAGTTATATTATTCGCGTCGTAATCAGCAAGTTTAGCAAGAAGAAGGGGGTGGAATAA